A stretch of Oryza brachyantha chromosome 4, ObraRS2, whole genome shotgun sequence DNA encodes these proteins:
- the LOC102716680 gene encoding putative RNA methyltransferase At5g10620 — MAVLPWSCRCGLSRSPGKSGGAPAPSPPDRRSKYTGQSVRAMPMRVLTVGKKRSRGTQLIVEEYKEKLGYYCDIEDTLIRSNPKLTSDVKVQIEAEDMAMMLQLKTEDFVVVLDEHGKDVTSEQIADLLGDAGNMGSLRLTFCIGGPYGLGAQVRERADATIRLSSMVLNHQVALIVLMEQLYRAWTIIKGQKYHH; from the exons ATGGCGGTCTTGCCATGGAGCTGCCGCTGTGGGCTCAGCCGCTCCCCCGGAAAGAGCGGAGGTGCACCGGCGCCTTCTCCTCCTG ACAGGAGATCCAAGTACACGGGACAGTCAGTG AGGGCAATGCCTATGCGTGTTCTAACAGTTGGAAAGAAGAGGTCTCGAGGGACACAGCTCATTGTTGAAGAATACAAGGAGAAGCTTGGTTACTATTGCGATATTGAGGATACACTTATCAGATCCAACCCAAAGCTAACAAG TGATGTTAAGGTGCAAATTGAGGCAGAAGACATGGCTATGATGCTGCAGCTGAAGACCGAAGATTTT GTGGTTGTGCTGGATGAACACGGGAAGGATGTCACTTCAGAACAGATAGCTGATCTGCTTGGGGATGCTGGCAACATG GGATCATTAAGGCTCACATTTTGTATTGGTGGGCCATATGGTCTTGGTGCTCAAGTGCGAGAGCGTGCAGATGCAACAATTAGGCTATCATCAATGGTTTTGAATCATCAAGTTGCTTTAATAGTCCTAATGGAGCAGCTCTACAG GGCATGGACTATAATCAAAGGACAGAAGTATCACCATTAG
- the LOC102708616 gene encoding uncharacterized protein LOC102708616, with translation MADPDAQTQSRAHPSTAPPAAAGTAGEPVGFPQNGATNGAPLMFPVMYPMIMTGMHAQRSLDDQAQGPGIYAIQQNQFMGSTLIPLTYRIPTESVGAMAGEEQAQDARQQNGPQRQVVVRRFHFAFQLDLALIIKLAAVVFLFSQEGSKQRLFLLILFASVIYLYQTGAITPLLRWLQRAGGAAARPPQAPARPENRAPVAPQNDGNIQPPGGNLADPANNGQAAENQEPGAAGGNENQQEVEGEGNRRNWLGGILKEVQLVVVGFVASLLPGFQHND, from the exons ATGGCGGACCCCGACGCCCAAACCCAGAGCCGCGCCCACCcttcgacggcgccgccggctgcggcgGGGACAGCCGGCGAACCGGTCGGGTTTCCCCAG AATGGCGCTACAAATGGTGCTCCTCTCATGTTTCCGGTCATGTATCCTATGATTATGACCGGAATGCATGCTCAGCGTAGCCTGGATGATCAGGCTCAAGGTCCAGGGATCTATGCCATACAGCAGAATCAATTCATGGGTAGTACACTCATACCGCTCACTTACAGGATTCCAAC GGAAAGTGTCGGTGCCATGGCCGGCGAAGAGCAAGCACAGGATGCTAGGCAACAAAATGGCCCTCAGAGACAAGTTGTTGTGAGGAGGTTCCACTTTGCTTTTCAGCTTGACTTGGCCCTGATCATCAAGTTAGCAGCTGTTGTATTTCTGTTTAGTCAGGAAGGATCAAAACAAAGGCTGTTTCTTCTCATACTGTTTGCTTCAGTGATTTACTT ATATCAAACTGGTGCGATTACACCTTTACTAAGATGGCTGCAGCGAGCAGGAGGTGCTGCTGCTCGGCCTCCACAGGCTCCGGCTCGCCCAGAGAACCGTGCTCCAGTAGCTCCCCAGAATGATGGCAATATCCAACCACCTG GGGGAAATCTTGCAGACCCTGCAAACAATGGCCAAGCTGCAGAGAACCAGGAACCAGGGGCAGCAGGTGGTAATGAGAATCAGCAAGAGGTCGAGGGAGAAGGGAACAGGCGCAACTGGCTTGGGGGCATCTTGAAAGAGGTCCAGTTGGTTGTTGTAGGGTTTGTTGCATCGCTTCTCCCTGGCTTTCAGCACAATGACTAG
- the LOC102716123 gene encoding uncharacterized membrane protein At1g16860-like, whose protein sequence is MGSRFPSHQLSNGLYVSGRPEQPKEKAPTICSAAMPYTGGDIKKSGELGKMFELHAVKSRKSGPLSNAPSRNASFGGAASNSGPVSNAGDRSNYSGSLPSSVPGASVSARAKSSSGPLNKHGEPVKRTSGPQSGGVTPMARQHSGPLPPILPTTGLITSGPITSGPLNSSGAQRKVSGPLDSAASKKLRATSFSHNQAVTKITTEDSYSITGSLSKLILGAVGVLFVLGLIAGVLILGAVHNAILLIVVLVLFGFVAALLIWNACWARRGVIGFVDRYSDADLRTAKDGQYIKVTGVVTCGNFPLESSYQRVPRCVYTSTTLHEYRGWGSKAANTQHRPFTWGLRSMEQHAVDFYISDFQSGLRALVKAGYGARVTPFVDESVVIDIDPDNKDMPEFRRWLRERNLSSDDRIMRLKEGYIKEGSTVSVMGVVQKNESVLMIVPPPEPISTGCQWAKCVLPRDLNGLVLRCEDTSNVDVIAV, encoded by the exons atggGTTCGAGGTTCCCATCACATCAGCTTAGCAATGGCCTGTATGTCTCTGGCCGACCTGAGCAACCAAAAGAGAAGGCGCCAACCATTTGTTCTGCTGCGATGCCATACACTGGTGGTGATATCAAAAAATCTGGAGAGCTTGGGAAGATGTTTGAGCTCCACGCTGTCAAGTCAAGAAAATCTGGACCACTTAGCAATGCACCTTCGAGGAATGCATCATTTGGAGGCGCTGCATCAAATTCTGGACCTGTCTCTAATGCTGGGGATCGTTCCAACTACTCTGGTTCCCTTCCATCTTCAGTTCCTGGTGCCAGTGTATCAGCAAGAGCAAAATCTAGTTCTGGACCTCTCAATAAGCATGGAGAACCAGTAAAGAGGACATCAGGTCCTCAGTCTGGAGGAGTGACCCCAATGGCGCGGCAGCATTCTGGCCCTCTCCCTCCTATACTTCCTACAACTGGACTTATCACATCTGGGCCTATCACATCCGGACCACTGAATTCGTCTGGTGCTCAAAGAAAAGTATCTGGACCTCTTGATTCGGCTGCATCCAAGAAGTTGCGGGCCACATCCTTTTCTCATAACCAGGCTGTTACTAAAATCACCACAGAAGACAGTTACTCGATTACAGGAAGCCTTTCAAAGCTAATACTAGGGGCAGTGGGTGTGCTCTTTGTGTTGGGGCTCATAGCAGGTGTCTTGATTCTTGGTGCTGTTCACAATGCAATTCTACTGATAGTTGTTCTGGTACTATTTGGTTTTGTTGCTGCACTTCTTATTTGGAATGCATGCTGGGCAAGGAGAGGTGTGATTGGATTTGTTGATCGCTATTCTGATGCTGATCTCAGAACTGCTAAAGATGGACAGTATATCAAGGTTACAGGG GTTGTTACTTGTGGAAATTTCCCTCTCGAGTCCTCGTATCAAAGGGTTCCTAGATGTGTGTACACTTCAACTACCTTACATGAATATAGGGGTTGGGGCTCAAAAGCTGCCAACACCCAGCATCGCCCATTTACTTGGGGACTACGTTCAATGGAG CAACACGCAGTTGATTTCTACATCTCAGATTTTCAATCTGGGCTCCGGGCATTGGTGAAAGCAGGATATGGTGCCCGAGTGACCCCATTCGTGGATGAATCTGTTGTTATTGACATCGATCCTGACAACAAAGACATGCCTGAATTTCGAAGATGGCTGCGGGAAAGGAACCTCTCGAGCGATGATCGGATAATGCGCCTAAAAGAAGg ATACATTAAGGAAGGAAGCACCGTGAGTGTGATGGGGGTTGTTCAAAAGAATGAGAGCGTGCTGATGATTGTTCCTCCACCAGAGCCCATCTCAACTGGTTGCCAGTGGGCCAAGTGTGTCCTCCCAAGAGATCTTAATGGACTGGTCTTGAGATGTGAGGATACCTCAAATGTCGATGTCATAGCGGTCTAG
- the LOC102716404 gene encoding uncharacterized protein LOC102716404, translating into MARLLPRALALARAHPRPRPADLPSSHRLVRGLSSKVEFIEIDLSEDAASPSSSSSSSSSSGFEGDGLAPSEMGMRRLQDAIHRVLVRRAAPEWLPFVPGGSYWVPEMRRGVASLVGTAVHSAMGAWNAEPMTEEEMMCLTTIRGWPSAAYFVDGKFPDPVKRPRKGATQTDDDES; encoded by the exons atggcgcgcctcctcccgcgaGCCCTCGCCTTGGCCCGTGCccacccccgcccccgccccgccgATTTGCCCTCCTCCCACCGCCTCGTGCGTGGTCTCTCGTCCAAGGTGGAGTTCATCGAGATCGACCTGTCGGAGGACGCCGCTTccccctcgtcgtcgtcctcgtcctcctcgtcgtcagGCTTCGAGGGCGACGGCCTCGCACCATCGGAGATGGGGATGCGGCGCCTACAGGACGCCATACACAGGGTTCTCGTGCGacgggcggcgccggagtGGCTCCCCTTCGTGCCGGGGGGCTCCTACTGGGTTCCAGAGATGCGGCGCGGGGTCGCCAGTCTCGTGGGCACGGCCGTCCACAGCGCGATGGGCGCCTGGAACGCGGAGCCGAtgacggaggaggagatgatgTGCCTGACCACCATCCGGGGGTGGCCTTCAGCGGCGTACTTCGTCGATG GGAAATTTCCTGACCCAGTGAAGAGGCCAAGGAAAGGTGCTACTCaaactgatgatgatgaaagCTAA
- the LOC102716960 gene encoding probable plastid-lipid-associated protein 8, chloroplastic — MSASAAPTHVRFSSAALALAALRRPRRRCAPSVRCSLAAAPGLRAPPELIDSILAKVNGTDRGVLLPKDGHQEVADVALQLGKYCIDDPVKSPLIFGEWEVVYCSVPTSPGGLYRTPLGRLIFKTDEMVQVVEAPDVIRNKVSFSVLGFDGAVSLKGKLNVLDGKWIQVIFEPPEVKVGSLGFQYGGESEVKLEITYVDEKIRLGKGSRGSLFVFLRRE; from the exons ATGTCGGCTTCTGCAGCGCCCACGCACGTCCgcttctcctccgccgcacTTGCACTCGCCGCTCTccgccggccccgccgccggtgcgCTCCGTCCGTCCGATGCTCCCTCGCCGCAGCTCCCGGTCTCCGGGCGCCGCCGGAGCTCATCGACTCCATCCTCGCCAAG GTGAATGGAACTGACCGTGGAGTTCTGCTGCCCAAAGATGGGCATCAGGAAGTTGCTGATGTCGCACTGCAGTTGGGGAAGTATTGCATAGATGATCCTGTCAAATCTCCACTAATATTTGGAG AGTGGGAGGTTGTGTACTGCTCGGTACCGACATCACCGGGAGGGCTTTACCGGACTCCTCTGGGCCGCCTGATATTCAAAACCGATGAGATGGTTCAGGTGGTGGAGGCTCCTGATGTTATCAGGAACAAGGTGTCCTTCTCCGTCTTAGGTTTCGATGGCGCGGTATCTCTGAAAG gcaaGCTGAATGTGCTGGATGGTAAGTGGATTCAGGTCATATTTGAGCCGCCGGAAGTGAAGGTAGGTTCCCTGGGGTTCCAGTATGGCGGCGAGAGCGAAGTTAAGCTGGAGATCACCTATGTCGACGAGAAGATCAGGCTAGGGAAAGGATCCAGGGGCTCGCTCTTCGTCTTCCTCAGACGAGAGTAG